The following coding sequences lie in one Arachis ipaensis cultivar K30076 chromosome B03, Araip1.1, whole genome shotgun sequence genomic window:
- the LOC107628717 gene encoding nucleolin 1 isoform X2, which yields MAKTSKKSASKVETAPPVKKGKRQADEELEKQVSLKKQKIEEAAQKQKKEVKVQKKKEESSSDDSSSDSEDEKPATKVAVASKKKPAKNGTLSSPAKKAKPASSSSSDDSASESEDEKPAAKAPPKSQAAKNVAPAKKVKPASSSSSESSDDDSDEDEVPKSKVLPAVVKNGSASAKKPSESSESEDSGSEEEKKAKSTKKVPAKKVETESSSDSSSDEEDKKKPVAKSSAVPSKKVETTESSDDDSSESSDEEENGAKPTANAASKPSAIAKKNDDSDSSDSDDSSSKDEKKTAPKTVSNAKSAPEPKPAKKSSSSSESESDEEEDSSDSESEDEKKTAKSSGQGKMDVDEEESSDESDDEPKKQPVKVSKESSDSSDDSDEEEEKPSKTPQKSAKDVEMVDADSAKKVPKTPSTPSAATGGSKTLFVGNLSFSVQRSDVEEFFKDCGEVVDVRFSVDDTGRFKGFGHVEFATAEAAQSALELNEHELLNRPVRLDLARERGAYTPGGSNSFQKGGQRQTGQTIYIRGFDKSLGEEEVRASLNEHFGACGEISRVSIPKDFESGYPKGFAYIDFKDSSSMKKALELNETELAGGYYLSVEEAKPRDGFGSGGGRGGGRFGGRSNEGGRFGGRSGGGRFGGGRGGSDRGRGGRGRGGGRGFGNKPTFAAEGKKTTFADDD from the exons ATGGCCAAGACTAGCAAGAAATCAGCTTCCAAA GTTGAGACTGCTCCACCTGTCAAAAAGG GAAAGAGGCAGGCAGATGAGGAACTTGAGAAGCAAGTTAGTTTAAAGAAACAGAAGATAGAAGAGGCTGCTCAGAAGCAAAAGAAGGAAGTGAAGGtgcagaagaaaaaggaggaaagTAGTTCAGATGATTCTTCTTCAGATTCTGAAGATGAG AAACCTGCTACCAAAGTTGCTGTTGCTTCAAAGAAGAAGCCTGCTAAGAACGGCACTTTAAGCTCCCCTGCAAAGAAAGCCAAGCCAGCTAGTAGTTCTAGCTCTGATGATTCTGCTTCAGAGTCTGAAGATGAG AAACCTGCAGCAAAGGCTCCTCCAAAAAGTCAGGCTGCAAAAAATGTTGCTCCAGCTAAGAAAGTCAAGCCAGCTTCCTCTTCAAGTTCTGAATCGTCAGATGATGACTCCGATGAGGATGAA GTGCCCAAATCCAAGGTGCTGCCTGCTGTGGTTAAGAATGGATCTGCTTCTGCAAAGAAACCAAGTGAAAGCTCCGAGTCTGAGGACAGCGGCTCTGAGGAggaaaag AAAGCAAAATCAACCAAAAAGGTGCCTGCTAAGAAGGTTGAAACAGAGTCATCCTCTGATAGTAGCTCTGATGAAGAA GATAAGAAAAAACCTGTAGCCAAATCATCTGCAGTTCCAAGTAAGAAAGTTGAGACAACTGAAAGTTCAGATGATGATTCAAGTGAAAGCTCTGATGAAGAAGAAAAT GGTGCAAAACCGACTGCAAATGCGGCATCCAAGCCTTCTGCTATAGCTAAGAAGAATGATGACAGTGACAGTTCAGATTCTGATGATAGCAGCTCCAAAGATGAGAAG AAAACTGCTCCCAAGACTGTTTCCAATGCCAAGTCAGCACCTGAGCCAAAGCCTGCCAAGAAGTCTAGTAGTTCTAGTGAGAGTGAGTCGGATGAGGAAGAG GACTCATCTGATAGTGAATCTGAGGATGAAAAG AAAACGGCTAAAAGCTCCGGTCAG GGAAAAATGGATGTTGATGAAGAAGAGAGCTCTGATGAAAGTGATGATGAGCCAAAAAAG CAGCCTGTGAAAGTTTCAAAAGAAAGCAGTGATAGTTCGGATGACAGTGatgaggaagaagagaaacctTCTAAAACTCCTCAGAAAAGT GCTAAGGATGTGGAGATGGTTGATGCTGACTCAGCAAAGAAAGTT CCTAAAACCCCTTCTACACCTAGTGCTGCAACAGGTGGATCAAAGACACTATTTGTTGGAAATCTGTCATTTAGTGTGCAACGATCTGACGT TGAGGAGTTTTTCAAAGATTGTGGAGAAGTTGTTGATGTTCGTTTTTCTGTTGACGATACTGGGAGGTTTAAAGGATTTGGACATGTTGAGTTTGCTACTGCAGAGGCAGCACAAAGT GCTCTTGAATTGAATGAGCATGAGTTGTTGAATCGTCCTGTTAGGCTTGATTTAGCTCGTGAAAGAGGTGCATATACCCCTGGTGGCAG CAATTCCTTCCAGAAAGGTGGTCAGCGTCAAACTGGCCAAACTATATACATAAGGGGTTTTGATAAATCTCTTGGAGAAGAAGAG GTAAGAGCTAGCCTAAATGAGCATTTTGGTGCCTGCGGGGAGATCTCGAGGGTGTCAATCCCAAAAGATTTCGAGTCTGGATATCCTAAAGG TTTTGCCTATATCGACTTCAAGGATTCTTCTAGCATGAAAAAAGCTCTAGAACTCAATGAAACTGAACTTGCTGGTGGTTATTACCTCTCAGTTGAAGAAGCCAAACCTAGAGATGGCTTTGGTTCAGGTGGTGGAAGAGGTGGCGGTCGATTTGGAGGTAGGAGTAATGAAGGTGGTCGATTTGGAGGAAGGAGTGGTGGTGGCCGATTTGGTGGTGGAAGGGGTGGTAGTGATCGAGGCAGAGGTGGTCGAGGAAGAGGTGGGGGAAGGGGTTTTGGAAATAAACCGACATTTGCTGCAGAAG GAAAAAAGACCACATTTGCCGATGACGACTAG